GCGCGGCTGGGGTCGCGCGTGACGCCGAAGGCCTCGCGGGTGCGCGCGAAGATGTCCACCTGCTTGACGGTGTCGATGCCGAGATCCGCCTCGAGATCGAGGTTCATCTCCAGCATGTCCTCCGGGTAGCCCGTCTTGGCCACCACGGTGTCCAGCAGCACGCGGCGGACCTCCTCCTCCAGTGCGATGGACTTCTGCACCGTGGTCACCTGATGGGCGGCCGGAGCGGGCTCGGCCACGGGTGCCTTCGTGGGGGCGGGGGCGCTGCCCACCGCGGCCTGGCCCGTGCGCAGCTGCTCCACGAGCGCGACGATGGCATCGAACGTCCGCAGGTTCTCCGGCTGGGCCACGGAGGCATCCACGCCGAACTCGCGGCCCAGGGCGATGGCCACCTTCAAGGCGGTGGCGGGCTCGAGTACTCCCTCGAGCGGCAGCTGCAGCAGCGCCTGCTCCACCTCGGCCACAGCGCCCGCGGCATCCTCCGAGAGCTGGCCGACGCCATTCACGAATGAATATCCCACCACGCGCTTGAACTGTTCCATGTCACCTACCTTGGGATGAATCGATGCGATGGCGCCATGCTGCTGTCCCTTGAGGATCTCCCGGGTGAACTGGGTGAGAGACCACTTGGGCCCGGCCTCGATGAAGATGCGGGCGCCCTGGTTGTGGGCCTCGCCGAGGGCCTGGCGCAGGCGCACGGGCTCGACGAACTGGCTGGTCAGGAACGCCGGGTACTCACGCAGCGGCCGGTCGCCGTAATCCGCCGCGTCGATGGTGGAGATGAGGCGCACCGCGGGGGCGCGGAAGGCCAGCCCCTGCAGTACCTTCTGATAGGCCGGGCGCGCCGCGCCGATGAGCTCCGAGTGGTAGCCGTGCGAGACGGCCAGCACCGTGCATTCGATGCCCTGGGCGGTGCAGCGTTCCACCAGGCCGGGCAGGGCGTTGCGGTCCGCGGACACGATGCAGGCGCGCGGTCCGTTGTCGGCCGCCAGGGTGGCGTAGCCGGGCAGGCCCTCGATGAGGGAGGGCACCTGCTCGGAGGGGCACGCGAGCGCGGCCATCTGCCCGGGATCCTCGGTGGGCATCTCCAGCACGGCCATGGTGCGCGAGTGGATGGCGCGCAGGCCCTCCTCGAGGGTGAGGCTGCCCGCGGCCACCAGCGCCGCCAGCTCGCCCGCGCTCTGGCCGATGACCATGTCCGCGTGGATGCCGTGGGCCACCAGCAGCCGGTAGAGGGCCACGTTGACCAGGAAGACGGCCGCGTGGATGTCCTCGTCGTTCTGCCGGTAGTTCTTCGCGTCCTCCGTGTAGAAGCTGCTCGTCAGCGTGCGTCCGGTGAGGCGCAGGTAGACGCGGTCCGCCTCCTCCAGCGTCCGGGCCACCACGGGGTAGGCACGGGCGAGCGGGCGCAGCATGTTGGCGTACTGGCCGCCCTGGCCGGGGAAGGTGATGGCCACCTTGGCGCCGCGCAGGGGCGCGTCCGGGCCCGCCGCGAAGATGCCGGACTGGCCCAGGGGCTCCGTGTCTCCGCCGGCCTCCAGCGTCTTGCGCAGGAAGTCGCGCTTCTTGCGCAGCTCCTCGCGGGTGCGCGCGGTGATGGCCACGCGCCAGGGGCCCTCGGGCGTGTGGCGCGTGTCCTCCAGCGGGCCCTGCTGCTCGCACAGGGCGTTGAGCTGCTCCAGGCACGCGCGCGCGTCCGCGCCCGCCACGGCGACGAGCTTCGGGTCTCCCTCCGCCGGCTCGCCCTCCTTCTTGTTCGGAGGCGAGGGCGGCCCCTTGTACTCCTCGAGGATGGCGTGGAAGTTGGAGCCGCCGACGCCGAAGGAGCTGACACCGGCGCGGCGCGGCGCCCCACCCGCGGGCGCGGGCCACTCGCGGTTGTCCGTCACCACCTCGACGCCCTGGGGAATCTTCGGGTTGCGCGGCTCGCTCTTGAGGGAGCGCGGGAGGATACGCGCCTGCATGGCGCGGGTGACCTTGATCATCCCGGCCGCGCCGGCCGCGGCGTTGAGGTGGCCGATGTTGGACTTCACCGAGCCGATGAGGATGGGGCGGGTGCGGCCCTCGCTGTAGGCGTTGTGGGTGGACTTCGTCTCCACCACGTCACCCAGCGCGGTGCCGGTGCCATGGCACTCCACGTAGTCCACGCTCGCGGGGGGCACGTTGGCGGCGGCCAGGGCGCGGCGCATGGCGAGCGTCTCACCCATCTCGCTGGGAGGCAGCACGGAGCGGCCCTTGCCATCGCTGGAGCCGGCGATGGAGCGGATGACGGCGTGGATGCGGTCCTTGTCGCGCTCGGCGTCCGACAGCCGCTTGACCACGAGGATGCCAGCACCCTCGCCGGGGACGAAGCCGTCGGCCTGGGCGTTGAAGGGCTGGCTGCCCTTGGCGGACAGGGCGTTGAAGCGGCAGCCGGCGATGTAGAACTCGGGCGACATGTCGGCCCACACACCGCCGGTGAGTACCACGTCCGCCTCGCGGTGCTGCAGCAACTTCCAGGCGCCGTGGAGCGCGGCCAGCGAGCTGGCACAGGCCGAGTCCATCACCATGTGCGGCCCGTGGAAGTCATAGAGCGCGGAGATGCGGCCGGCGTTGAGGCTGCCCAGGTAGCCGGTGAGGCTGTCCTCGCTGATGGGCGGCAGGCCCGCCTTGTAGCGCTCCTCGGCGTTGCGCAGGATGAGGCCGCGCAGCTCCTCGGGCAGGCCGGACTTCTCCATCGTCTCGCGCAGCTCCCGGGCGAACTCGGCCCAGCGCACGCGCGTGTCGGCGAGGAACTTGATGCCCTGGTACG
The sequence above is drawn from the Archangium gephyra genome and encodes:
- a CDS encoding type I polyketide synthase codes for the protein MDAIAVVGLGCVLPNALRVSDFWASVSTGRVSLSKVPSRAWDHSLYFHPDRTMPDRAHAELGGFIHDFVFDWRKYKVTPADAQQVNPFQWMVLEAGTQALSEVRVLPRDTTGIILGATSLGWQRDSGMHIRLEDMLDAVRATEEFNALPTSRQQEVLEVTAQRLRSRLKECSDDNVVGSSASVAVGRINMQFDLKGLHYSVDAGYSSSLAALDLAVRGLRDGEFDLAVAGGVSEMLTPLEFIAFSKLGGLSHKGHVKPFSDECDGTLLGEGVTLFALKRLEDAERDGETIYAVLRGVGGSSDGRGKSLVAPRREGQALAMRRALEDSGVAADSIQYVECHATGTPVGDVSEVQALASVYAGGPGSIALGSVKANIGHLRAGAGGAGLLKAVLSLHHGQIPPQPGVERINPKLELERTPFFIPRKAQPFRAGTLPRAAVSSFSFGGNNFHAVLEAWQPGTERKAAPRRRQAEPLAIVGMGGMFPGAPNIESLWKRLLEGHDATREVPKDRWKVERYHHPDRKDRTYTKLGCWLEEMPTPTMEMRIPPAAWASLDPSHVVTLLSAEQALKDAGYSPDKWDRDRVALALGFLPYQGIKFLADTRVRWAEFARELRETMEKSGLPEELRGLILRNAEERYKAGLPPISEDSLTGYLGSLNAGRISALYDFHGPHMVMDSACASSLAALHGAWKLLQHREADVVLTGGVWADMSPEFYIAGCRFNALSAKGSQPFNAQADGFVPGEGAGILVVKRLSDAERDKDRIHAVIRSIAGSSDGKGRSVLPPSEMGETLAMRRALAAANVPPASVDYVECHGTGTALGDVVETKSTHNAYSEGRTRPILIGSVKSNIGHLNAAAGAAGMIKVTRAMQARILPRSLKSEPRNPKIPQGVEVVTDNREWPAPAGGAPRRAGVSSFGVGGSNFHAILEEYKGPPSPPNKKEGEPAEGDPKLVAVAGADARACLEQLNALCEQQGPLEDTRHTPEGPWRVAITARTREELRKKRDFLRKTLEAGGDTEPLGQSGIFAAGPDAPLRGAKVAITFPGQGGQYANMLRPLARAYPVVARTLEEADRVYLRLTGRTLTSSFYTEDAKNYRQNDEDIHAAVFLVNVALYRLLVAHGIHADMVIGQSAGELAALVAAGSLTLEEGLRAIHSRTMAVLEMPTEDPGQMAALACPSEQVPSLIEGLPGYATLAADNGPRACIVSADRNALPGLVERCTAQGIECTVLAVSHGYHSELIGAARPAYQKVLQGLAFRAPAVRLISTIDAADYGDRPLREYPAFLTSQFVEPVRLRQALGEAHNQGARIFIEAGPKWSLTQFTREILKGQQHGAIASIHPKVGDMEQFKRVVGYSFVNGVGQLSEDAAGAVAEVEQALLQLPLEGVLEPATALKVAIALGREFGVDASVAQPENLRTFDAIVALVEQLRTGQAAVGSAPAPTKAPVAEPAPAAHQVTTVQKSIALEEEVRRVLLDTVVAKTGYPEDMLEMNLDLEADLGIDTVKQVDIFARTREAFGVTRDPSRALRDFNTLQKVVEHIVERIIATGAVSTAATAPAPAPAPAPVAARPAPAAPAPAAPAPAPAAPVMPTSTIAASLDLFEQVREVLLRNVVEKTGYPEDMLELDLDLEADLGIDTVKQVDIFARTREAFGVTRDPSRALRDFNTLRKVIEHIVERAQQLGVGTASAAPAPARAAAPAVTAEPPAKRSGNGGPRSVRDALLAMDLRQAGVKDGEVRKLAEAMSSRLGVAAPETESIRSLSELAQQIVKGH